A window of Drosophila subobscura isolate 14011-0131.10 chromosome E, UCBerk_Dsub_1.0, whole genome shotgun sequence contains these coding sequences:
- the LOC117891300 gene encoding trypsin alpha — protein sequence MRHLLLLLSVLPQAVPARQLAPRIIAGTTVELQAAPWQASIVIQNAPLCSGAIVQENFVLTSGWCVHRVAISQLKVRVGSSTRCTGGSLIHVCGVHIHPHYNLFRYDNDLALLQLCENVTVVENKVQVIPLATETPSDSAEAIVSGWGYTSSSSWSILWRRVHSILTLLRLYWIDWLTTGSQQLQQAHVKILNVQQCARDVSIFGQFQPIQGISERTLCTTGGTAGACYFDQGAPLVANGSLVGILGKGGCAGQPDVYANLAEHRSWLQENTK from the coding sequence ATGCGccacctgctgctccttctatCAGTCCTGCCACAGGCAGTGCCTGCTCGGCAGCTCGCTCCTCGCATCATTGCTGGCACCACCGTGGAGCTGCAGGCTGCACCCTGGCAGGCATCGATCGTGATCCAAAACGCGCCACTCTGCAGCGGTGCCATCGTCCAGGAGAACTTCGTACTGACCAGCGGCTGGTGTGTCCACAGGGTCGCCATCTCCCAGCTGAAGGTGCgcgtgggcagcagcacccgcTGCACGGGGGGATCCTTGATCCACGTCTGTGGTGTACACATTCATCCGCACTACAATCTGTTCCGCTACGACAACGATTtggcactgctgcagctgtgtgagAATGTCACCGTAGTGGAGAACAAGGTGCAAGTAATCCCCTTGGCCACGGAGACTCCCAGCGACAGTGCTGAGGCAATCGTCTCGGGCTGGGGTTACACCTCgtcgagcagctggagcattCTGTGGAGAAGAGTGCACTCGATTCTTACTCTTCTAAGACTCTACTGGATCGATTGGCTGACAACCGGAtcgcagcagttgcagcaggcCCACGTGAAGATCCTCAACGTGCAGCAATGTGCCAGGGATGTGTCGATCTTTGGGCAGTTCCAACCCATCCAAGGCATCTCCGAGCGCACACTCTGCACCACTGGCGGGACTGCTGGCGCCTGCTACTTTGACCAGGGCGCACCTCTggtggcaaatggcagcctGGTTGGCATTCTTGGCAAAGGTGGCTGTGCCGGCCAGCCCGATGTCTATGCGAATCTGGCGGAGCACAGGAGCTGGCTGCAGGAGAACACCAAATAG